In a genomic window of Sphingomonas koreensis:
- a CDS encoding methylated-DNA--[protein]-cysteine S-methyltransferase, giving the protein MTLAHKDIASPVGTLRLVASDTGLVAILWPNERPGRVPLGPTVEDAGHPILARAAMQVDGYFAGTLRAFDVPLDFRGTDFQRSVWQALLTIPFGETRSYAQIADQIGRPTASRAVGAANGRNPVSIIAPCHRVIGANGALTGFAGGLEAKRLLLDLEAA; this is encoded by the coding sequence ATGACCCTCGCCCACAAGGACATCGCCTCGCCCGTCGGCACGCTTCGCCTGGTCGCCAGCGACACGGGCCTCGTCGCCATCCTCTGGCCCAATGAGCGCCCCGGCCGCGTGCCGCTCGGCCCCACGGTCGAGGACGCCGGTCACCCGATCCTTGCCCGCGCCGCTATGCAGGTCGACGGCTATTTCGCCGGCACGCTGCGCGCCTTCGACGTGCCGCTCGATTTTCGCGGCACCGACTTCCAGCGCAGCGTGTGGCAGGCGCTGCTCACCATCCCGTTCGGCGAAACGCGCAGCTATGCGCAGATCGCCGACCAGATCGGCCGCCCCACCGCCAGCCGCGCGGTCGGCGCCGCCAATGGCCGCAACCCGGTCTCGATCATCGCGCCATGCCATCGTGTGATCGGCGCCAACGGCGCGCTCACCGGCTTTGCCGGGGGGCTCGAGGCCAAGCGCCTGCTGCTCGACCTCGAAGCCGCCTGA
- a CDS encoding L,D-transpeptidase family protein → MRWSGWAIRTGLLVGGVAAAMGAAALVPGSSPAPARPVAAAPQPRPVAKPPAPKPAEPAAEPQLVVKRILDIPGPIRFGEYFWNTDDVPADGPLTITIDLEAETMSVFRDGYEIGATAILYGADEKPTPLGVHKITQKKVHHISNLYGAPMPYMMRLTNDGVAIHASEVEMGAATHGCIGVPLPFAKLIFAQAKLGDRVIITRGKRLGMGGVIGN, encoded by the coding sequence GTGCGTTGGAGTGGTTGGGCGATCAGGACCGGGCTTCTCGTCGGCGGTGTGGCCGCCGCGATGGGTGCCGCCGCACTCGTTCCCGGCAGTTCGCCTGCGCCCGCCAGGCCTGTCGCCGCCGCACCGCAGCCCAGGCCCGTTGCCAAGCCGCCCGCCCCCAAACCTGCGGAGCCGGCGGCCGAGCCTCAGCTTGTTGTCAAGCGCATCCTCGACATCCCCGGTCCGATCCGCTTCGGCGAGTATTTCTGGAACACCGACGATGTTCCGGCCGACGGCCCGCTGACGATCACCATCGATCTGGAGGCCGAGACGATGTCGGTGTTCCGCGACGGGTACGAGATCGGCGCCACTGCGATCCTCTACGGCGCGGACGAAAAGCCGACGCCGCTCGGCGTGCACAAGATCACGCAGAAGAAGGTGCACCATATCTCCAACCTCTACGGCGCGCCGATGCCGTATATGATGCGCCTCACCAATGACGGCGTCGCGATCCACGCGTCGGAGGTCGAGATGGGCGCGGCGACGCATGGCTGCATCGGGGTTCCTCTGCCCTTCGCCAAGCTGATCTTCGCGCAGGCGAAGCTCGGCGATCGCGTGATCATCACCCGCGGCAAGCGCCTCGGCATGGGCGGCGTGATCGGCAACTGA
- a CDS encoding aminopeptidase P family protein, translated as MSTYADRLNALRAQLKREQLDGFVVPLTDEHMSEYVGGYAQRLGWLTGFQGSAGSAVVLPEAAAIFTDGRYTLQVRQQVDGNHWEYVPVPQVSIASWLGEHAPQGGRIGYDPWLHTRGWVEEARKALAEKGAELVAVERNPIDAVWDDRPLPSDAKLSVQSDDAAGQTSAAKRAGIADWLAERKADAVVLSALDSIAWAFNVRGTDVSHTPVALAYAIVNSDGTADLFVAKDKVGEDVAKHLGNAVRVHDRSAFAPALQQFAGKRVAADPAGSVAAIFDALDAGGAKILAVRDPVVLAKAIKNEAEISGHRAAQARDGAALARFLKWAEAEMPKGGVTEISAANRLQAFREETGLLKDLSFDTISATGPNGAIPHYKVTEESSLPVENGQLYLVDSGGQYEDGTTDVTRVIPVGEPTQEMRDRFTRVLKGHIAIATAVFPAGTTGGQIDSFARRPLWEVGCDYGHGTGHGVGAYLSVHEGPQRIAAPNYPGGGPAEPLRAGMFLSNEPGYYKAGEFGIRIENLVLVIEKDIPGAESPMLGFETLTFAPIERDLIEPALLTEDERRWLDAYHAKVLEVLGPQLSPDERVWLEAKCRPITAR; from the coding sequence ATGTCCACCTATGCCGATCGCCTGAACGCACTGCGTGCGCAGCTGAAGCGTGAGCAGCTCGACGGGTTCGTCGTGCCGCTGACCGACGAGCATATGAGCGAATATGTCGGTGGCTATGCGCAGCGGCTGGGCTGGCTGACCGGATTCCAGGGCAGCGCTGGCAGCGCAGTGGTGCTGCCCGAAGCGGCGGCGATCTTCACCGATGGCCGCTATACACTGCAGGTGCGCCAGCAGGTCGACGGCAATCACTGGGAATATGTCCCGGTCCCGCAGGTAAGCATCGCCAGCTGGCTGGGCGAGCATGCGCCGCAGGGCGGGCGGATCGGCTATGACCCCTGGCTGCACACGCGCGGCTGGGTCGAGGAAGCGCGCAAGGCGCTGGCCGAGAAGGGCGCCGAGCTGGTCGCGGTGGAGCGCAACCCGATCGACGCGGTGTGGGACGACCGGCCCCTGCCCTCCGACGCGAAGCTGAGCGTTCAGAGCGACGATGCCGCCGGGCAGACCAGCGCCGCCAAGCGCGCCGGGATCGCCGATTGGCTGGCCGAGCGCAAGGCCGACGCGGTGGTGCTCTCCGCGCTCGATTCGATCGCCTGGGCGTTCAACGTGCGCGGCACCGACGTCAGCCACACCCCGGTCGCGCTCGCCTATGCGATCGTCAATTCGGACGGCACCGCCGATCTGTTCGTGGCGAAGGACAAGGTGGGTGAGGACGTCGCCAAGCATCTGGGCAATGCGGTGCGCGTCCACGACCGCAGTGCCTTTGCCCCGGCGCTCCAGCAGTTCGCTGGCAAGCGCGTCGCGGCCGATCCGGCCGGGTCGGTGGCAGCGATCTTCGACGCGCTCGATGCGGGCGGCGCGAAGATCCTGGCGGTGCGCGATCCGGTGGTGCTCGCCAAGGCGATCAAGAACGAGGCCGAGATCTCGGGCCACCGGGCAGCGCAGGCGCGCGACGGCGCGGCGCTCGCGCGGTTCCTCAAATGGGCCGAGGCGGAAATGCCCAAGGGCGGCGTGACCGAGATCTCGGCGGCCAACCGCCTGCAGGCATTCCGCGAGGAAACCGGTCTGCTCAAGGACCTGTCGTTCGACACCATCTCGGCCACCGGCCCCAATGGCGCAATCCCCCATTACAAGGTGACTGAAGAGTCGAGCCTGCCGGTCGAGAACGGCCAGCTCTATCTGGTCGATTCGGGCGGCCAGTATGAGGACGGCACCACCGATGTGACGCGCGTGATCCCGGTCGGCGAGCCGACGCAGGAAATGCGCGACCGGTTCACCCGCGTGCTCAAGGGCCATATCGCGATCGCCACCGCAGTGTTCCCGGCGGGCACGACCGGCGGGCAGATCGACAGCTTTGCCCGTCGCCCGCTTTGGGAAGTCGGCTGCGACTATGGCCATGGCACCGGCCATGGCGTCGGCGCCTATCTGTCGGTGCATGAAGGGCCGCAGCGCATCGCCGCGCCCAACTATCCGGGCGGCGGCCCCGCCGAACCCCTGCGTGCGGGCATGTTCCTCTCGAACGAGCCCGGCTATTACAAGGCGGGCGAGTTCGGCATCCGCATCGAGAATCTGGTGCTAGTGATCGAGAAGGACATCCCCGGCGCCGAATCGCCGATGCTCGGCTTCGAAACGCTGACCTTCGCCCCGATCGAGCGCGACCTGATCGAGCCGGCGCTGCTCACCGAGGACGAGCGCCGTTGGCTGGACGCCTATCATGCCAAGGTTCTTGAGGTCCTCGGGCCGCAGCTCTCACCCGATGAGCGCGTGTGGCTCGAGGCCAAGTGCCGGCCGATTACCGCGCGCTAG
- a CDS encoding efflux transporter outer membrane subunit, whose amino-acid sequence MLRNLMTAVSALTLAACATGPDYAAPQTPSAAAGKFVAATGPAVDPLAPVQGEWWKLYDDPVLDQLIADAQAANTDIRVAVARLDRARAALRAVKTDRLPDAGVSAGANYGRSPAGQRAPGAPREDWSIDAGLEVSYEVDLFGRVSRGVEAARGDLGAAEADVEAVRVAITAETARAYADAAATAERIAVAERIVALLDRSLALTERRHQVGLTTSLDTARIATLRNQRRADIPALAAERDAALFRLATLTGRVPADLPQIAAQRVATLRLDQPIPVGDGAQLLARRPDVRAAERRLAASTARIGVATADLYPRVTLGGSIGSTGPDIGDVFGGGPLRWLLGSLINWSFTGHERARAQVAGAEADSRAALAEFDGTVLRALQETETALSAYARTLDRRIALQAARDAAEKAARIVRAQQREGQVDGLVLLDAERSFAEAEAELAAIDAGIATTQINLFKALAGGWGARAVS is encoded by the coding sequence ATGCTTCGCAATCTGATGACTGCCGTCTCGGCGCTGACGCTTGCCGCCTGCGCCACCGGCCCCGACTATGCCGCCCCCCAGACACCGTCCGCGGCAGCGGGCAAGTTCGTCGCCGCTACCGGCCCCGCGGTCGATCCGCTCGCCCCGGTGCAGGGCGAGTGGTGGAAGCTGTACGACGATCCCGTGCTCGACCAGTTGATCGCCGACGCGCAGGCGGCCAACACCGACATCCGCGTCGCGGTCGCCCGGCTTGATCGGGCGCGCGCGGCGCTGCGGGCGGTCAAAACTGACCGGCTGCCCGACGCGGGCGTCAGCGCCGGCGCCAACTATGGTCGCTCGCCTGCGGGGCAGCGGGCGCCGGGCGCGCCGCGGGAGGACTGGTCGATCGATGCTGGCCTCGAGGTCTCCTATGAAGTCGACCTGTTCGGCCGCGTGTCGCGCGGCGTCGAGGCGGCACGCGGCGATCTCGGCGCAGCGGAAGCCGATGTCGAAGCGGTGCGCGTCGCGATCACTGCGGAGACTGCGCGGGCCTATGCCGATGCGGCTGCGACCGCTGAGCGGATCGCGGTCGCCGAACGCATCGTCGCGCTGCTCGACCGGTCGCTGGCGCTCACCGAGCGGCGCCATCAGGTCGGGCTGACGACCAGCCTCGACACCGCGCGGATCGCGACGCTGCGCAACCAGCGCCGGGCCGACATTCCCGCGCTCGCCGCCGAGCGCGATGCCGCGCTGTTCCGCCTCGCCACGCTCACCGGCCGCGTGCCGGCCGATCTGCCGCAGATCGCGGCGCAGCGCGTCGCGACGCTGCGGCTCGATCAGCCGATCCCGGTGGGCGACGGTGCACAATTGCTCGCACGTCGTCCCGACGTTCGTGCTGCCGAGCGCCGTTTGGCTGCTTCGACCGCACGGATCGGGGTGGCGACCGCCGACCTTTATCCGCGTGTCACGCTCGGTGGCTCGATCGGATCGACCGGACCGGATATCGGCGACGTGTTCGGCGGCGGGCCGCTGCGCTGGCTGCTCGGTTCGCTGATCAACTGGTCGTTCACCGGCCATGAGCGTGCCCGCGCTCAGGTTGCCGGAGCGGAAGCCGACAGCCGCGCGGCGCTCGCCGAGTTCGACGGCACCGTGCTGCGCGCGCTGCAGGAGACCGAGACGGCGCTGTCGGCCTATGCCCGCACGCTCGACCGGCGCATCGCGCTCCAGGCCGCGCGGGATGCCGCGGAGAAGGCGGCACGCATCGTCCGCGCGCAGCAACGTGAAGGGCAGGTCGATGGCCTCGTCCTGCTTGACGCAGAGCGCAGCTTCGCGGAGGCCGAGGCCGAGCTGGCCGCGATCGATGCCGGGATCGCGACCACGCAGATCAATCTGTTCAAGGCGTTGGCAGGCGGCTGGGGAGCGCGCGCGGTCAGCTGA
- a CDS encoding efflux RND transporter permease subunit: MRFSHFFIRRPIFAGVIAILITIIGAFAYFGLPVSQFPAVVPPTVTVSANYPGASAETVADTVAAPIEQQINGVDNMLYQSSQSTGDGRVTITVTFKLGTDLDTAQVLVQNRVALAEPSLPEEVRRQGVVVRKTSPSWLMAVNVLSPDNSLDRGYVSNYALTQIKDRLTRIDGIGDVQVFGARDYAMRVWIDPGRTSALGLTAGEVVAALRAQNIQVAAGTVGQPPFDTGAAQQLSVETQGRFKTPQEFADIIVRTDPSGAITRVRDVARVELGAEDYGVNAYLSGQDSIIMGITQRPGTNALAAAEGVKAELAAASQSFPKGLEYRIIWNPTEFISESMDAVVKTLFEAVLLVVLVILVFLQSWRAAVIPIVAIPVSLIGTFAVLAGLGYSLNTLSMFGLVLAIGIVVDDAIVVVENVERNLEHGLSPREASHKSMDEVSAALVAIVLVLCAVFVPTTFLTGITGEFYRQFAVTISAATIISLILSLTLSPALAALLLRPKAEEAPASGWRRVVWRAGNWFNRNFDRLGDWYAGITRRFASAPKRMFATYAGLVVATGLIFTATPAGFIPAQDQGYALAAIQLPAGSSIEETDRVLKKAVKKLLEVPGTEAAVMFSGFDGASGTQASNAGAAYVTFKPFAERAGTDRTELNIENDMRAALADMNEAFVFVIPPPVIQGVGNGGGYRMMVQDRSDAGYQALEAAAGGVIGEAHKSKELANVFTLYNTATPRIYANIDRAKSDMLGVPASRVFEAMQVYLGSSYVNDFNLLGRTFRVTAQADAQFRDDPADIAQLKTRSNAGGMVPIGAVATFEDRTGPYRVTRFNLFPAVEVDGDTAPGYSTGQALAKMEVIAKNLPQGFSAEWTDLAFQQKAAGNIAVLIFALSVVFVFLVLAAQFESLMLPISIILIVPMTLLAAMLGVNFRGLDNNILTQIGLIVLIGLAAKNAILIVEFAKQAEERGATALQAAVEAARVRLRPILMTSFAFILGVLPLVTASGPGWELRQALGTAVFYGMIGVTAFGLIFTPTFYVACRALADRIKRRPRGGTPVAEVQPAE; encoded by the coding sequence ATGCGCTTCAGTCATTTCTTCATCCGCCGCCCGATCTTTGCGGGCGTGATCGCGATCCTCATCACGATCATCGGCGCCTTTGCCTATTTCGGGCTGCCGGTGTCGCAATTCCCCGCCGTCGTGCCCCCGACGGTCACGGTCAGCGCCAATTATCCCGGCGCCTCGGCCGAGACCGTGGCGGACACCGTGGCCGCGCCGATCGAGCAGCAGATCAACGGCGTCGACAACATGCTCTACCAGTCGTCGCAGTCGACCGGTGACGGGCGGGTCACGATCACCGTCACGTTCAAGCTCGGCACCGATCTCGATACCGCTCAGGTGCTGGTCCAGAACCGCGTCGCGCTCGCCGAGCCCAGCCTGCCGGAGGAAGTCCGGCGGCAGGGCGTGGTGGTGCGCAAGACCTCGCCGTCCTGGCTGATGGCGGTCAACGTGCTGTCGCCCGACAACTCGCTCGATCGCGGCTACGTTTCCAACTATGCGCTCACCCAGATCAAGGACCGGCTGACCCGTATCGACGGGATCGGCGACGTCCAGGTGTTCGGCGCGCGCGACTATGCGATGCGTGTGTGGATCGATCCGGGCCGTACCTCGGCGCTCGGCCTCACTGCAGGTGAAGTCGTCGCGGCACTGCGGGCGCAGAATATCCAGGTCGCGGCCGGCACCGTCGGCCAGCCCCCGTTCGATACCGGCGCCGCGCAGCAGCTCAGCGTCGAGACGCAGGGCCGCTTCAAGACTCCGCAAGAGTTCGCCGACATCATCGTCCGCACCGATCCGTCGGGCGCGATCACGCGCGTCCGCGACGTGGCGCGCGTCGAGCTCGGCGCCGAGGATTATGGCGTCAACGCCTATCTCTCGGGCCAGGATTCGATCATCATGGGCATCACCCAGCGGCCGGGCACCAACGCGCTCGCCGCGGCTGAGGGCGTCAAGGCCGAGCTGGCGGCAGCGTCGCAGAGCTTCCCCAAGGGGCTCGAATACCGGATCATCTGGAACCCGACCGAGTTCATCAGCGAATCGATGGACGCGGTGGTGAAGACGCTGTTCGAGGCGGTGCTGCTCGTCGTCCTCGTCATCCTCGTCTTCCTGCAGAGCTGGCGTGCCGCGGTCATCCCGATCGTCGCGATTCCCGTCTCGCTGATCGGTACCTTCGCGGTGCTGGCGGGGCTGGGATACTCGCTCAACACGCTGTCGATGTTCGGTCTTGTCCTCGCCATCGGTATCGTCGTCGACGACGCGATCGTCGTGGTCGAGAATGTCGAGCGCAACCTCGAACACGGTCTCTCTCCGCGCGAGGCATCGCACAAGTCGATGGACGAAGTGTCGGCGGCGCTGGTCGCGATCGTGCTGGTGCTGTGCGCCGTGTTCGTGCCCACCACCTTCCTCACCGGCATCACCGGCGAGTTCTATCGCCAGTTCGCGGTGACGATCTCCGCCGCGACGATCATCTCGCTGATCCTGTCGCTCACGCTGTCGCCCGCGCTTGCCGCGCTGCTGCTCCGCCCCAAGGCGGAAGAGGCGCCGGCAAGTGGCTGGCGGCGTGTGGTGTGGCGGGCCGGCAACTGGTTCAACCGCAACTTCGACCGGCTGGGTGACTGGTATGCCGGCATCACCCGGCGCTTCGCTTCCGCCCCCAAGCGGATGTTCGCCACCTATGCCGGCCTCGTCGTCGCAACCGGCCTGATCTTCACCGCGACCCCCGCCGGGTTCATTCCCGCGCAGGACCAGGGCTATGCGCTCGCCGCGATCCAGCTGCCCGCGGGCAGCTCGATCGAGGAGACCGACCGCGTGCTCAAGAAGGCGGTGAAGAAGCTGCTCGAGGTGCCCGGCACCGAGGCGGCGGTGATGTTCTCCGGCTTCGACGGTGCGTCGGGCACTCAGGCATCCAACGCCGGTGCTGCCTATGTCACTTTCAAGCCCTTCGCCGAGCGTGCCGGCACCGACCGCACCGAACTCAACATCGAGAACGACATGCGTGCGGCCCTCGCCGACATGAACGAGGCGTTCGTCTTCGTCATTCCGCCGCCCGTCATCCAGGGCGTCGGCAATGGTGGCGGCTATCGCATGATGGTGCAGGACCGCAGCGATGCCGGCTATCAGGCGCTCGAAGCGGCCGCAGGCGGCGTGATCGGGGAGGCGCACAAGAGCAAGGAACTCGCCAACGTCTTCACGCTCTACAACACCGCCACACCGCGCATCTATGCGAACATCGACCGCGCCAAGTCCGACATGCTCGGGGTGCCCGCGAGCCGCGTGTTCGAGGCGATGCAGGTCTATCTCGGCTCGTCCTATGTCAACGACTTCAACCTGCTCGGCCGCACCTTCCGCGTGACCGCACAGGCGGATGCGCAGTTCCGCGACGATCCGGCGGACATCGCCCAGCTCAAGACGCGCTCCAACGCAGGCGGGATGGTGCCGATCGGTGCGGTCGCGACCTTTGAGGACCGGACGGGGCCGTACCGCGTCACGCGCTTCAACCTCTTCCCCGCGGTCGAGGTCGATGGCGACACCGCGCCGGGCTACTCGACCGGCCAGGCGCTGGCGAAGATGGAGGTGATCGCCAAGAATCTGCCGCAGGGTTTCTCGGCTGAGTGGACCGATCTCGCCTTCCAGCAGAAGGCAGCGGGCAATATCGCGGTGCTGATCTTCGCGCTGTCGGTGGTGTTCGTCTTCCTGGTGCTGGCGGCGCAGTTCGAAAGCCTGATGCTGCCGATCTCGATCATCCTGATCGTGCCGATGACGCTGCTCGCCGCGATGCTGGGCGTCAACTTCCGGGGACTGGACAACAACATCCTCACCCAGATCGGCCTGATCGTGCTGATCGGCCTTGCCGCGAAGAACGCGATCCTGATCGTGGAGTTCGCCAAGCAGGCCGAGGAACGCGGTGCCACCGCGCTGCAGGCGGCGGTCGAGGCGGCACGGGTCCGGCTGCGGCCGATCCTGATGACCAGCTTCGCCTTCATCCTGGGCGTGCTGCCGCTGGTGACGGCATCGGGTCCCGGCTGGGAGCTGCGTCAGGCGCTGGGCACCGCGGTGTTCTACGGCATGATCGGCGTCACCGCTTTCGGCCTGATCTTCACCCCGACCTTCTACGTCGCGTGCCGCGCGCTCGCCGACCGGATCAAGCGCCGCCCGCGCGGCGGTACCCCGGTGGCCGAAGTGCAGCCCGCCGAGTGA
- a CDS encoding efflux RND transporter periplasmic adaptor subunit — MNMITRIEPIEDLPKRRFRDLPLWQRASAVVLPLVAIGVGVGVFNRESPAIAAPPPPTVTVATPLARDLTQWDDHVGRFEASKSVEVRPRVSGAVTAVHFTDGAIVQKGQLLFTIDPRPFTASLNEARAGVAQAQSDLALADADLARASRLLTEDAVSKSDYDRLAARVRAARASLAAAQARVGGRALDVQFTQVRAPITGRISDRRVDAGNLVSTADAGGGTLLTTINALDPIYFTFDSSEALYLKAQRERSKSGAAPQQVEIRLQDESGYNWKGRVDFTDNGISAQSGTIRARAVIDNPDYFLAPGMFGNMRLTGGSPERALLVPDAAVRTDQARKVVFVVGKDGTVTARQVTPGPRIGNLRTIRAGLAPTDKVVIQGLQMVAPGAKVTERMGRIELPRAPAAQPPSVINEPAASQATIAAR, encoded by the coding sequence ATGAACATGATCACCCGTATCGAACCCATCGAAGATCTTCCCAAGCGCCGTTTCCGTGACCTGCCTTTGTGGCAGCGCGCGTCGGCGGTCGTGCTGCCGCTCGTCGCCATCGGCGTCGGCGTCGGCGTCTTCAACCGCGAGAGCCCGGCGATTGCCGCGCCGCCCCCGCCCACCGTCACCGTCGCGACGCCGCTGGCACGCGACCTCACCCAGTGGGACGACCATGTCGGCCGCTTCGAAGCGTCGAAGAGCGTCGAGGTCCGTCCACGCGTTTCCGGGGCGGTGACCGCGGTGCACTTCACCGACGGCGCGATCGTGCAGAAGGGCCAGCTGCTCTTCACCATCGACCCGCGTCCGTTCACCGCCTCGCTCAATGAAGCGCGGGCTGGCGTGGCACAGGCGCAGAGCGATCTCGCGCTGGCCGATGCCGATCTCGCGCGTGCCAGCCGCTTGCTGACCGAGGATGCGGTGTCGAAGAGCGATTACGATCGTCTCGCCGCCCGCGTCCGCGCGGCGCGCGCTTCGCTCGCGGCAGCGCAGGCCCGCGTCGGCGGCCGTGCGCTCGACGTGCAGTTCACCCAGGTCCGCGCGCCGATCACCGGACGCATCTCCGATCGTCGCGTCGATGCCGGCAACCTCGTCTCCACTGCGGATGCCGGCGGCGGCACGCTGCTGACCACGATCAATGCGCTCGACCCGATCTACTTCACCTTCGACAGCTCCGAAGCGCTCTATTTGAAGGCGCAGCGCGAGCGATCGAAGTCCGGGGCCGCGCCGCAGCAGGTCGAGATCCGGCTACAGGACGAGAGCGGCTATAACTGGAAGGGCCGGGTCGACTTCACCGATAACGGGATCAGCGCCCAGTCGGGCACGATCCGCGCGCGTGCGGTGATCGACAACCCCGATTACTTCCTGGCCCCCGGCATGTTCGGCAACATGCGCTTGACCGGCGGATCGCCCGAACGCGCGCTGCTGGTTCCTGATGCCGCCGTCCGCACCGATCAGGCGCGCAAGGTCGTCTTCGTCGTCGGCAAGGACGGCACTGTAACCGCAAGGCAGGTGACGCCGGGTCCGCGCATCGGCAATCTCCGCACCATCCGCGCCGGCCTCGCGCCGACCGACAAGGTGGTGATCCAGGGGCTGCAGATGGTCGCGCCGGGCGCCAAGGTGACCGAGCGCATGGGCAGGATCGAGCTGCCGCGCGCTCCGGCCGCCCAGCCGCCCTCAGTGATCAACGAACCCGCGGCCTCGCAGGCGACCATCGCCGCGCGCTGA
- a CDS encoding TetR/AcrR family transcriptional regulator: MESVATLPAKGRPREFCVDAALAAALRVFWSKGYEGASLNDLTEAMGITRPSLYAAFGNKEALFRKTLDLYEQEKLCYIGASLEQPTAREVARHLLNGSMRNQTSKSEPHGCLGVISSVACGEEAECIRQEVLERGKVARRALVERLERAKAEGDLPASADVEGLTSFLYAIMQGMAVQAGAGATRSDLERLIDTSMAMWPSK; the protein is encoded by the coding sequence ATGGAAAGCGTTGCTACTCTCCCCGCCAAAGGTCGTCCGCGGGAATTCTGCGTCGATGCCGCACTCGCTGCGGCGCTCCGCGTATTCTGGAGCAAGGGCTATGAAGGCGCCTCGCTCAACGATCTGACCGAGGCGATGGGGATCACCCGTCCCAGCCTCTATGCCGCGTTCGGCAACAAGGAAGCCCTGTTCCGCAAGACGCTCGACCTCTACGAGCAGGAGAAGCTCTGCTATATCGGCGCGTCGCTCGAACAGCCGACCGCGCGTGAAGTCGCGCGGCACCTGCTCAACGGCAGCATGAGGAACCAGACGAGCAAGAGCGAGCCGCATGGCTGTCTCGGTGTGATCAGTTCGGTTGCGTGCGGCGAGGAGGCGGAGTGCATTCGTCAGGAAGTCCTCGAGCGGGGCAAGGTCGCGCGCCGTGCGCTGGTCGAGCGGCTCGAACGCGCCAAGGCGGAGGGCGATCTGCCCGCCAGCGCCGATGTCGAGGGGCTGACCAGCTTCCTCTACGCGATCATGCAGGGGATGGCGGTTCAGGCAGGGGCCGGCGCGACGCGTTCGGACCTTGAGCGGCTGATCGACACCAGCATGGCGATGTGGCCGTCCAAATAA
- a CDS encoding dicarboxylate/amino acid:cation symporter has product MSDATAAGARRRLPSFGVQVLAGMALGLLLGLVARTLGPDQVAGAALGEGLRTIGQIFVQLLKALVPPLVFTAIVASIAALRDLDNAARLAWRTLFWFAATALIAVTIGIVLGLVMQPGLHAGIDPSAARAPAASGSWLDFLKGLVPANFLGITASTTLTDGGATTTLSFNILQIIVAAVAVGAAAVRIGEKGEPFLAFNASALALFRRLLLWVIALTPIGSAALIGDAVARYGWDALSALGAFAGAVYLGLLLVIALVYPALLAANGLSPLRFFAGAWPAIQLGFVSRSSLGTLPVTEAAAERLGVPRAYAAFAVPLGATTKMDGCAAIYPAIAAIFVAQFYGIALTPASYALIAFVSVIGSAATAGLTGATVMLTLTLSTLGLPLEGVGLLLAIDPILDMGRTAVNVAGQILVPAIVARREGVLDEARFDGVGPLPQPV; this is encoded by the coding sequence GTGAGCGACGCGACGGCAGCCGGTGCGCGGCGGCGGCTGCCGTCGTTCGGGGTCCAGGTGCTCGCGGGCATGGCGCTCGGGCTGCTGCTCGGGCTTGTCGCGCGGACGCTCGGCCCCGATCAGGTTGCGGGCGCGGCATTGGGGGAGGGGCTGCGCACGATCGGGCAGATCTTCGTCCAGCTGCTGAAGGCGCTGGTGCCGCCCCTGGTGTTCACCGCGATCGTCGCTTCTATCGCGGCGCTGCGCGATCTCGACAATGCCGCGCGGCTGGCGTGGCGGACCTTGTTCTGGTTCGCGGCAACTGCGCTGATCGCCGTCACGATCGGGATCGTGCTCGGTCTGGTCATGCAGCCCGGGCTGCATGCCGGGATCGATCCGTCTGCGGCCAGGGCACCTGCGGCGAGCGGATCGTGGCTCGATTTCCTCAAGGGGCTGGTGCCCGCCAACTTCCTGGGCATCACTGCCTCGACCACGCTGACCGACGGCGGGGCGACCACCACGCTGTCGTTCAACATCCTGCAGATCATTGTCGCAGCGGTCGCGGTCGGCGCAGCGGCAGTGCGGATCGGCGAGAAAGGGGAGCCTTTCCTTGCCTTCAACGCCTCGGCGCTCGCGCTCTTCCGCCGGCTGCTGTTGTGGGTGATCGCGCTGACCCCGATCGGCAGCGCGGCGCTGATCGGCGATGCGGTCGCGCGTTACGGCTGGGACGCGCTGTCGGCGCTCGGTGCGTTCGCGGGGGCGGTCTATCTCGGCCTGCTGCTGGTGATCGCTCTGGTCTATCCTGCACTGCTCGCCGCCAATGGACTGAGTCCGCTGCGCTTCTTCGCTGGCGCATGGCCGGCGATCCAGCTCGGTTTCGTCTCGCGCTCCTCGCTCGGCACGCTGCCGGTGACCGAGGCGGCCGCCGAGCGGCTCGGCGTGCCGCGGGCCTATGCCGCCTTCGCGGTTCCGCTCGGTGCGACGACCAAGATGGACGGCTGCGCGGCGATCTACCCCGCCATCGCCGCGATATTCGTCGCGCAGTTCTACGGGATCGCACTGACCCCTGCGAGCTATGCTCTGATCGCCTTCGTATCGGTGATCGGATCGGCGGCGACCGCAGGACTGACCGGTGCGACGGTGATGCTGACTCTGACCCTATCGACCCTTGGCCTTCCACTTGAAGGCGTCGGTCTGCTGCTCGCGATCGACCCGATCCTCGATATGGGTCGGACCGCGGTGAACGTCGCGGGGCAGATTCTGGTGCCGGCCATCGTGGCGAGGCGGGAGGGGGTGCTGGACGAAGCGCGCTTCGATGGCGTCGGGCCGCTGCCTCAACCCGTCTGA